The Fulvivirga ligni genome window below encodes:
- a CDS encoding OmpA family protein, with amino-acid sequence MKPFSLFFVCWLAFVTFSKAQEDSVALAEEYLQQATQIYSQQKEAIEIAKELFIKAAELDPNNITANWMAGKLYLETINKDQALKYLLRIQEQKPSYRFDIWYQIGRAYHYGLDFDQALEYYKKYEYKVTHDMHYRGKDRVLPEDVRRRVVECNNGKEIINQPARYSVEILEPGINSVWPDYAPVLNQDETVMIFTSRRQEGNTSPDVDKDNFYFEDIFISRKVGGKWSEAENIGEPINTEYHDANIALSADGSRLYLYKDEGRGDIYYSDFVDGEWTEPEFLTDKINSSVYSENSITETSTPDLVFYTSNRPGGAGGIDIYMCVKDDKGRWYKSKSLGPMINTEFDEDSPFLSYDGKTLYFSSAGHKGYGGYDIFKSVYDSLSGEWSEPENLGYPVNTPDDEIFFRASKDGRVGYYSSVREGGLGFTDIFRVKYYGSGKKMSGSELIAQAKKEKERAEAENSNSQDQQPDIPGLPADVRFEEHELQLMDHAHRIYFNASQSAIDEVHRDELDSIISLLNKYKVLNINISGFASADGNPRYNLQLSQKRALIVLDYFVAHGIPEERIIAQGYGAVKSEDGADPEENRRADVSIVAEE; translated from the coding sequence GTGAAACCATTTTCTTTATTCTTTGTCTGCTGGTTGGCTTTTGTAACATTTAGTAAAGCTCAGGAAGATTCGGTAGCCCTGGCCGAAGAGTATCTTCAGCAGGCTACACAAATATATTCTCAGCAAAAAGAGGCCATAGAAATAGCTAAAGAGTTATTTATAAAGGCAGCAGAGCTAGATCCTAATAATATTACTGCCAACTGGATGGCTGGTAAGTTATACCTTGAAACCATTAATAAAGATCAGGCCCTCAAGTACTTATTACGCATTCAGGAGCAAAAACCTTCATATAGATTTGATATTTGGTACCAAATTGGTCGTGCTTACCATTACGGTTTGGACTTCGATCAGGCGCTGGAGTATTATAAAAAATATGAATATAAAGTTACTCATGATATGCATTACCGTGGCAAGGATAGAGTGCTGCCAGAAGATGTTCGTAGAAGAGTTGTAGAGTGTAATAATGGAAAAGAGATTATAAATCAGCCTGCCCGATACTCTGTGGAAATATTAGAGCCCGGTATTAACTCTGTTTGGCCCGATTATGCGCCAGTTTTGAATCAGGACGAAACAGTAATGATTTTCACCTCTCGCAGACAAGAGGGTAATACCAGTCCGGATGTTGATAAGGATAATTTTTATTTTGAAGACATCTTCATATCCAGAAAAGTGGGTGGAAAATGGAGTGAAGCAGAAAACATAGGTGAGCCTATAAATACTGAATATCATGATGCCAATATCGCCCTGTCAGCAGATGGTAGCAGGTTATATCTATATAAAGATGAAGGCAGGGGAGATATTTATTATAGCGATTTTGTAGATGGAGAATGGACTGAGCCTGAGTTTCTTACAGATAAAATCAATTCTTCAGTGTATTCAGAAAATTCCATCACCGAAACCTCTACTCCTGATTTGGTATTCTATACCAGTAATAGACCTGGTGGTGCCGGAGGGATTGACATTTACATGTGTGTGAAAGATGATAAGGGGCGTTGGTATAAATCAAAAAGCCTTGGACCTATGATTAATACCGAGTTTGATGAAGATAGTCCATTCTTATCATATGACGGTAAAACATTGTATTTCAGTAGTGCTGGTCATAAGGGTTATGGTGGATACGATATCTTCAAATCTGTATATGATAGTTTATCCGGCGAATGGTCTGAACCTGAGAACTTAGGATATCCCGTAAATACTCCGGATGATGAAATCTTTTTCAGAGCCTCAAAAGATGGTAGAGTAGGCTACTACTCTTCAGTGCGTGAGGGAGGATTAGGCTTCACAGATATTTTCCGTGTGAAATATTATGGCTCTGGAAAGAAAATGTCTGGTTCTGAGCTAATTGCTCAAGCTAAGAAAGAAAAAGAAAGAGCTGAAGCTGAAAATAGTAATTCGCAGGATCAACAGCCAGACATTCCTGGTCTGCCTGCAGATGTTCGTTTTGAAGAGCATGAACTCCAGCTAATGGATCATGCGCATCGCATCTATTTCAATGCCTCTCAAAGTGCCATTGATGAGGTGCATAGAGATGAGCTTGACAGTATAATTTCCCTTCTTAATAAGTATAAAGTATTAAATATTAATATTTCAGGATTCGCCAGTGCTGACGGTAATCCGAGATATAACCTACAGCTATCGCAAAAGAGAGCACTCATTGTTCTTGATTATTTTGTAGCGCATGGCATACCAGAGGAGCGGATCATAGCTCAGGGATATGGAGCGGTGAAAAGTGAAGATGGTGCCGACCCCGAAGAAAATAGACGTGCAGATGTAAGTATTGTAGCAGAGGAATGA
- a CDS encoding T9SS type A sorting domain-containing protein produces MKALITNLSLQVCIFFCLGSAIIAKEKIPSEKSMYSDLVNLNPSDTTVGTSVQLNAEGNPFQAPAQYTLGVELSGFSEFKFMRVLSSDRNVKKVRLGYDENSVYGNRRNVDYEYVEVIVKDFRGDINWSKIEFRPNNDPAAIGMSVAPYVATAEALADGWIKMTIPLADFDDARVNFKKLEFISFPFSAQAGVFNLGVKDISFVGKKERFQWFGDKKNDNAHDGTGAGLSLVAEIERTDLPVADKIEIRNSLTGETWVDEQMPFEFHVTLNEGQYNLSAIVTDKEAVDYVSGAEAISVGGGISFNVNGVSCANVMDGAIDATVSGGVAPLRYRWSTGATSEDLSALSPGIYELTVEDARGNIVSRKARVEGNAPLMGQLSGSLCSDTVQLNISGGNGPYSYQFEDAGEVQLAADVKRLRARFDATASQGYGVLYILDFKVDKAGYMYVLAYVSGESILDGKTVLGKSGEENLILVKLDDNNRVLWKTVTKSNVYFPSAEPRINLDSNGDIIFSFNSGNDGGSLNANGQTINYLANSTNLSKISSGGEHLWSKSYDVTSSFVDLDEFDNIFIAGKAPNTLKVIANDKDGNETWRNSYRVIDYHNIHGVEAHNNEAYVIGSFTTEIDFEGTKLKSAGNYDFYVAKITESGVSWAKRGGGTNYDIPQVIKMNTNGELIFGFSSLSYYSKYENLNFTKNTLAALSLNPDSGEPIWSNAFVQYTQPYPFLYVWAEGIDVDEEGNIYINGHSPWRTGNDGFYSDRPEQFVITLNKSGRVIDLMASDEWTYSDYGALDYEGGNVYWAQYDYYSADQIVDIYKYGAENQTHLPAAMLDQPLYVMDANSCSMQVQPLDDEFTPTSICYMSVEDNGININWSADEASAMDVYRETSRLDEFEYIGTSESGRSSFVDGSVDPSERSYRYKIKSAEVCSDSEDAFSEPHKTLHLTINRGNAGQVNLLWDKYEGTSYESFQIYRGSSSFDMVLMAEIPAGMNTYTDYQPESTSQFYQVEVAGVASCDIEETNAVNGRTAAENTNKIKSNIKNIYTKDHLTLYPNPSRGVLNVGFNSNGSEYQLRVIDMKGAVRYQAVVRETSQIYLNSLSKGLYTVLLTNNSGERMQNNIVIE; encoded by the coding sequence ATGAAAGCTTTAATTACTAATTTATCGTTACAGGTATGCATTTTCTTTTGTCTTGGAAGTGCAATAATCGCTAAAGAAAAAATCCCATCCGAAAAATCGATGTATTCAGATCTTGTCAATCTTAATCCATCAGATACTACCGTTGGAACTAGCGTTCAGTTGAACGCAGAAGGAAATCCGTTTCAGGCTCCTGCTCAATATACTTTGGGCGTGGAACTTAGTGGATTTAGTGAATTTAAATTTATGAGGGTATTATCTTCTGACCGAAATGTTAAAAAAGTACGGTTAGGATATGATGAGAACAGCGTATACGGTAATCGCCGAAATGTCGATTATGAATACGTTGAGGTTATTGTTAAAGACTTTAGAGGTGACATCAACTGGTCTAAGATAGAATTTAGGCCAAATAATGATCCTGCTGCTATAGGTATGTCCGTAGCTCCCTATGTGGCTACAGCAGAGGCCTTGGCAGATGGCTGGATTAAAATGACTATCCCCTTGGCTGACTTTGATGACGCCCGTGTTAATTTCAAAAAACTAGAATTCATTTCTTTCCCCTTTAGTGCACAGGCTGGGGTATTCAATCTCGGTGTAAAAGATATCAGTTTTGTTGGTAAGAAAGAGCGTTTCCAATGGTTTGGAGATAAGAAAAATGATAATGCTCATGATGGTACCGGTGCAGGTCTATCACTTGTGGCAGAGATTGAAAGAACTGATTTGCCCGTAGCAGATAAAATAGAAATCCGTAACAGTCTAACAGGCGAAACCTGGGTGGACGAGCAGATGCCATTTGAATTTCATGTTACTCTTAATGAAGGGCAGTATAATTTGTCAGCTATAGTTACTGACAAAGAGGCCGTTGACTATGTTTCAGGTGCTGAGGCAATTAGTGTTGGTGGCGGTATTTCCTTTAATGTAAATGGAGTTTCTTGTGCTAATGTTATGGATGGTGCTATCGATGCTACGGTTAGTGGAGGAGTGGCTCCTTTGAGATATCGCTGGAGCACCGGAGCTACATCTGAAGATTTAAGCGCTTTGTCGCCAGGTATATATGAACTTACCGTTGAGGATGCTCGTGGTAATATTGTGTCCAGGAAAGCTAGAGTTGAGGGTAACGCCCCGCTGATGGGACAATTGAGCGGCTCTTTGTGTTCAGATACAGTTCAGTTGAATATTAGTGGAGGAAATGGTCCTTATTCATATCAGTTTGAGGATGCAGGAGAGGTGCAGTTAGCTGCAGATGTGAAGAGATTAAGAGCCAGGTTTGATGCCACAGCTTCACAAGGATATGGAGTGTTATATATCTTAGATTTCAAAGTGGATAAAGCTGGCTACATGTATGTGTTAGCTTATGTAAGCGGAGAAAGTATACTTGATGGGAAAACAGTTTTAGGTAAGTCAGGCGAAGAAAATTTAATCCTCGTAAAATTAGATGATAATAATAGGGTGCTATGGAAGACCGTTACTAAATCTAATGTTTACTTCCCTTCAGCGGAACCTCGCATTAACCTGGATAGTAATGGTGATATTATTTTTTCATTTAATTCCGGAAACGATGGTGGTAGTTTAAATGCTAATGGTCAGACTATTAATTATCTGGCAAACAGCACTAATCTGTCAAAAATAAGTTCAGGGGGAGAGCATCTTTGGTCTAAATCCTATGATGTGACATCTTCTTTTGTGGATTTAGATGAATTTGATAACATTTTTATAGCTGGCAAGGCTCCTAATACTTTAAAGGTGATTGCTAATGATAAAGATGGAAATGAGACGTGGAGAAATTCCTATAGAGTTATTGATTATCACAATATTCATGGTGTAGAGGCTCATAATAATGAGGCTTATGTGATAGGCTCATTTACTACAGAAATAGATTTTGAAGGCACTAAGTTGAAGAGTGCTGGTAACTATGATTTTTATGTAGCTAAAATTACCGAAAGTGGTGTAAGCTGGGCTAAGAGGGGTGGCGGAACCAATTATGATATTCCTCAGGTAATTAAGATGAACACCAATGGAGAGTTAATATTTGGATTTTCTAGCTTATCATATTATTCCAAATATGAAAACCTCAACTTTACTAAAAATACCTTAGCAGCACTATCATTAAATCCTGATTCTGGTGAGCCTATTTGGTCTAATGCGTTTGTTCAGTATACTCAACCATATCCCTTTCTATATGTTTGGGCTGAAGGCATTGATGTAGATGAGGAAGGCAATATTTATATAAATGGACATAGTCCATGGAGAACAGGAAACGATGGTTTCTATTCTGATCGCCCTGAGCAATTTGTGATCACGTTGAATAAGTCAGGCCGGGTTATAGACCTAATGGCCAGTGATGAGTGGACTTATTCTGATTATGGAGCTTTGGATTATGAAGGTGGCAATGTTTATTGGGCGCAATATGATTATTACAGTGCTGATCAAATAGTTGATATCTATAAATACGGAGCAGAAAATCAAACACATCTGCCTGCGGCTATGCTAGATCAGCCACTATACGTGATGGATGCTAATAGTTGCTCTATGCAGGTGCAGCCACTAGATGATGAGTTTACGCCAACATCAATATGTTATATGTCTGTGGAAGATAATGGTATTAATATCAACTGGTCTGCAGATGAAGCATCAGCTATGGATGTGTACAGAGAAACTAGTCGATTAGATGAATTTGAATATATAGGAACCTCTGAATCGGGTCGAAGTAGCTTTGTTGACGGTTCTGTAGATCCATCAGAAAGAAGTTATCGTTATAAAATTAAGTCTGCTGAAGTTTGTTCAGATAGTGAAGATGCTTTTTCAGAACCTCATAAAACATTGCATCTAACCATAAATAGAGGAAATGCAGGTCAGGTCAACCTGCTTTGGGATAAATATGAAGGCACTTCTTATGAAAGTTTTCAGATTTATCGAGGCTCGTCAAGTTTTGATATGGTGCTTATGGCTGAAATTCCGGCCGGTATGAATACCTATACTGATTACCAGCCAGAGTCGACATCGCAATTTTATCAGGTAGAAGTAGCTGGAGTTGCAAGTTGTGATATTGAGGAGACCAATGCTGTAAATGGCAGAACGGCTGCGGAAAACACTAACAAGATCAAATCTAATATTAAAAACATATATACCAAGGATCATCTCACCCTATATCCTAATCCATCCCGTGGGGTGTTAAATGTAGGTTTCAATTCAAATGGATCTGAGTATCAGCTGCGCGTCATAGATATGAAGGGCGCCGTAAGGTATCAGGCTGTAGTCAGAGAAACCTCCCAAATATATCTAAATAGCCTGTCTAAAGGATTATACACTGTTTTGCTGACCAATAATTCGGGAGAAAGAATGCAAAACAATATTGTGATCGAATAG
- the mnmE gene encoding tRNA uridine-5-carboxymethylaminomethyl(34) synthesis GTPase MnmE: MSQHIGSTEDTIVALSTAPGVGAIAVIRLSGDDAIKICNSVFKGKDLEKQPTHTLHFGTIRDGEKVIDEVVVSLFVGPKSFTKENVVEISCHGSPFIVKQVIKVLLAAGSRLALPGEFTKRAFLNGQFDLAQAEAVADLINSDSAASHEAALNQMRGGFSEQIRQLREELIHFASMIELELDFGEEDVEFADRDDLKNLINNLLKVINALIESFDLGNVIKNGVPTVIAGKPNAGKSTLLNALLNEEKAIVSDIAGTTRDVIEDEINLGGITFRFIDTAGIRETEDTIEKIGVERTQAQMKKASLIIYMIDLANDNVVDFNRDINKLENMGIPFIVVGNKIDKAQPELKSAVEGVKGSILIAANTKENLDALKDRILEEVNLDNFKSGNTLVTNIRHYDNLLKTRNALQDVLNGLGNNITGDFLAMDIRQSLHYLGEITGEITTDDLLANIFSKFCIGK; this comes from the coding sequence TTGAGTCAACACATAGGATCCACTGAAGATACAATAGTAGCTCTTTCTACAGCACCAGGCGTAGGTGCCATAGCGGTTATAAGACTTTCTGGCGATGATGCCATTAAAATATGTAACAGTGTATTTAAAGGGAAAGACCTGGAGAAGCAGCCTACCCACACACTACATTTCGGCACTATACGAGATGGAGAAAAAGTGATTGATGAAGTGGTGGTATCTCTATTTGTAGGACCAAAATCATTTACTAAAGAAAATGTCGTAGAGATCAGCTGTCATGGCTCTCCTTTTATTGTAAAGCAAGTAATTAAAGTTCTTCTAGCTGCCGGCTCAAGACTGGCTCTACCTGGGGAATTTACCAAAAGAGCCTTTTTAAATGGCCAGTTTGACCTGGCCCAGGCTGAGGCTGTAGCCGATCTTATCAATTCTGATTCTGCGGCCTCGCATGAAGCCGCTCTTAACCAGATGCGTGGTGGCTTTTCCGAGCAAATTCGCCAGCTAAGGGAGGAGCTTATACATTTTGCCTCTATGATAGAGCTGGAGCTAGACTTTGGCGAGGAAGATGTAGAATTTGCTGACAGAGATGACTTAAAGAACCTGATCAACAACTTGCTGAAAGTAATCAACGCCTTAATAGAGAGCTTTGACCTGGGTAATGTCATTAAAAATGGTGTACCCACCGTAATTGCAGGTAAGCCCAATGCTGGTAAATCTACTTTGCTCAACGCCTTATTAAACGAAGAAAAGGCTATTGTATCTGACATTGCAGGTACCACCAGAGATGTGATAGAAGATGAAATTAACCTGGGCGGCATCACCTTTAGGTTTATTGATACAGCTGGAATTCGTGAAACTGAAGATACGATTGAAAAAATTGGAGTGGAGCGAACGCAGGCTCAAATGAAAAAGGCCTCTCTTATTATATATATGATTGACCTGGCCAATGACAATGTTGTAGACTTCAACCGCGACATCAACAAGCTGGAAAATATGGGTATTCCGTTTATAGTGGTGGGCAACAAAATTGACAAGGCTCAGCCAGAACTAAAATCAGCTGTGGAAGGTGTAAAGGGATCCATACTTATAGCCGCTAACACCAAAGAGAATCTGGACGCTTTGAAAGATAGAATTTTAGAAGAGGTTAATCTTGACAACTTCAAGTCTGGCAACACCCTAGTAACCAACATTCGCCACTATGACAATCTACTTAAAACCAGAAATGCCCTACAAGATGTCCTCAACGGCCTCGGCAACAATATCACTGGCGACTTTTTAGCTATGGATATTAGGCAGTCATTACATTATTTAGGAGAGATCACTGGTGAGATTACTACAGATGATTTGTTGGCGAATATCTTTAGTAAGTTTTGTATTGGCAAATAA
- a CDS encoding T9SS type A sorting domain-containing protein, which translates to MSALIKTACFAACLVMATFLSVASANAITLSGSDECLEYDNPPSPGDDDSYVNSYIRLLFHVSHESCPGANDGEVFVWTLGNGSYEFPVIWNTGATTSTISNLSPGMYTVTAYDSAGNQTRGSVVVYGASEQEAEVDLESVCSDDITLDINGNSGEGDWLMGSRGQYSYSYDGENYTNLALQDEKERIRGEDEVFYTDMLLTEEGSLYTSFSYTHFFGTVELDPSYNSYLVKANKSNEIEWSQGLTKYIENAELSKDEEGNIYWAFGSLAFSWETIGGEEIAVEGVTLVKLSPDGEYIWHRSWSDANFLIGLSTDYMGNVYLATESSVYKYSKTGVSQWVKEYGYSEYVSFEGDVVQFDANPMGEVYLAVATGDYLTIDSDTVASDFGMAVASLTTDGDLRWAETASKSDGMTYVSGLKAGPRNQLAVALDIRDDSFAYDYFSLGGNFGTAVLKIDAINGQAADNYVMSIYSNPDYHGFSQITGLALDINGNLYVAGENAPGEDTGDGGIYLYGYDVGGSMVVSEEREFKFLYMPTPLATNRNDVAWATFSDMEAVAARKMQIMQYGPQSQATIPYDGQSQIFVKNVANCTISVEIKQNEYKPLPICYISQANSNNVIHWSDDVEGTVDVYKETTAYGEFEYVATSSAGLNYWQDVNSNANIRSYRYKIKPSDECEAQDFSGAHKTLHLTANLSSRGETNLVWEKYEGLEYKSFLIYSGYSPQNMEFVTEIPANLFTYTADYSVRGPYFQIAIEADLDCEIEGSASGAKVAQGESGLIKSNIINTLEVDALHLFPVPAKEYVNVVFKEDGSDYQLKMFDVKGAVRYQATVNEAVQIPVNSLTPGLYTISLINASGKAESRHVVVE; encoded by the coding sequence ATGAGTGCTTTAATTAAAACTGCATGCTTTGCTGCATGCCTCGTTATGGCTACTTTTCTAAGTGTGGCCTCTGCAAATGCCATTACCTTGTCTGGTAGTGATGAATGTCTTGAATATGATAATCCGCCGTCACCAGGTGATGATGACTCATATGTTAATTCTTATATCCGGCTTTTATTTCACGTTAGCCATGAGAGCTGCCCTGGAGCCAATGATGGTGAAGTTTTCGTTTGGACTCTGGGTAATGGTAGCTATGAATTCCCTGTTATTTGGAATACAGGGGCCACAACTAGTACTATTAGTAATTTAAGTCCTGGAATGTATACTGTAACTGCCTATGATTCTGCAGGTAATCAAACTAGGGGGTCGGTAGTTGTTTATGGAGCTTCTGAGCAAGAGGCGGAAGTTGACCTTGAATCAGTGTGTTCTGATGATATAACATTGGATATTAATGGAAACTCTGGTGAGGGCGATTGGTTGATGGGAAGTAGAGGTCAATATTCTTACAGTTATGATGGTGAAAACTATACAAATCTTGCGCTTCAAGATGAAAAAGAAAGGATTCGAGGTGAAGATGAGGTCTTCTACACGGATATGTTATTGACGGAAGAAGGGTCTCTTTATACTTCTTTTTCGTATACCCATTTCTTTGGTACTGTGGAGTTGGATCCATCCTATAATTCTTATTTGGTAAAAGCTAATAAGAGTAATGAGATTGAATGGAGTCAGGGTTTGACTAAGTATATTGAAAATGCTGAATTATCTAAGGATGAAGAAGGTAACATTTATTGGGCATTTGGTTCTTTGGCATTTAGCTGGGAAACTATCGGCGGTGAGGAGATAGCTGTAGAAGGGGTTACTTTAGTTAAATTATCTCCTGATGGTGAATATATTTGGCATAGGTCATGGTCGGATGCTAACTTCCTTATCGGTCTTTCTACTGACTATATGGGGAATGTTTATCTTGCTACAGAATCTTCGGTTTACAAATATAGTAAGACTGGTGTGTCTCAGTGGGTGAAAGAGTATGGTTATTCTGAGTATGTATCATTTGAGGGAGATGTTGTGCAATTTGATGCGAATCCAATGGGTGAGGTTTATTTGGCCGTAGCTACAGGAGATTATCTTACTATTGATTCGGATACCGTGGCTTCAGATTTTGGAATGGCTGTGGCATCTTTAACTACGGATGGTGATTTGCGTTGGGCGGAGACGGCTAGTAAGAGTGATGGAATGACATACGTTTCAGGATTGAAGGCAGGTCCACGTAATCAGCTAGCCGTTGCTTTGGATATTCGTGATGATTCCTTTGCATACGATTACTTTTCACTGGGCGGTAATTTCGGTACTGCTGTATTGAAAATAGATGCCATTAACGGTCAGGCTGCCGATAATTACGTAATGTCAATTTATAGTAATCCCGATTATCATGGATTCTCACAGATTACAGGATTAGCTTTAGATATAAATGGTAATTTATATGTAGCAGGTGAAAACGCCCCAGGTGAAGATACTGGAGATGGGGGAATATACTTATATGGCTATGATGTAGGGGGAAGCATGGTGGTGTCTGAGGAAAGGGAATTCAAATTTCTTTATATGCCCACTCCTTTGGCTACAAACAGAAATGATGTAGCTTGGGCTACCTTCAGTGATATGGAGGCTGTGGCAGCCAGGAAAATGCAAATCATGCAATATGGTCCTCAATCTCAAGCAACAATACCTTACGATGGTCAATCACAAATTTTTGTAAAGAATGTGGCGAACTGTACAATTTCCGTAGAAATTAAGCAGAATGAGTACAAGCCCCTACCAATATGCTACATATCACAGGCTAACAGTAATAATGTAATTCACTGGTCAGATGATGTGGAGGGAACGGTTGATGTTTATAAAGAAACTACCGCTTATGGTGAGTTCGAATATGTAGCTACTTCTTCAGCTGGGCTTAACTACTGGCAAGATGTTAACTCTAATGCTAACATCAGAAGTTATAGATACAAGATAAAACCATCTGATGAGTGTGAGGCTCAGGATTTTTCCGGTGCTCACAAAACCCTTCATCTCACAGCTAACCTTTCCAGCAGAGGGGAGACTAACCTGGTTTGGGAGAAATATGAAGGTTTGGAATATAAGAGCTTCCTGATTTACAGTGGATACAGTCCGCAAAACATGGAGTTTGTAACTGAGATACCAGCCAATTTATTTACATACACAGCCGATTATTCAGTGAGAGGACCATACTTCCAAATAGCCATTGAAGCTGATCTTGATTGTGAAATTGAAGGGTCTGCCAGTGGTGCAAAGGTTGCTCAAGGTGAATCTGGTCTTATCAAATCTAATATCATCAACACCTTAGAGGTGGATGCACTTCATCTATTCCCTGTGCCAGCAAAAGAATATGTGAATGTAGTGTTCAAGGAAGATGGCTCTGATTATCAATTGAAAATGTTTGATGTGAAAGGGGCGGTTAGATATCAGGCTACAGTGAATGAGGCGGTTCAAATACCTGTGAATAGCTTAACTCCTGGTCTTTATACTATTAGTCTGATTAATGCTTCTGGAAAAGCAGAAAGCAGGCACGTGGTGGTTGAGTAG